The Rhodospirillaceae bacterium sequence CACCTTGCCAAACGGCATCCAAACGCGTCCTTCACCATTGCCTGTGGGCCTCTGTCTGTGCCGCTGTTTCGGGCGTTTCCAAATCTGGACCAGGTCATCCCCGTTCGAAAACGCCCCTACGACCTTCACTGGATCGAATTGTGGGCAAAAAATGTCTCCCAGCGCTGGGATCTGATCGTCGACATGCGATCCTCCTTCATAAGCTGGTTTCTGTTTTCCCGTGAACGGCGCGTCTACCGATTCTGGCATTGCAGCAAATCCCTACACAAAATCGAACAGCACGGCCTGGTTCTCGGCCTTAAAACGCCGCCGGACCCAAAGATATGGACGGCGGCCGAAGACCGCAAAAAAGCCGCCGGACTTGTCCCTTCTGGCACGCCCGTTCTTGCCCTTGGCCCAACAACGAGTTGGGAAGGCAAGCAATGGCCAATTTCCCGTTATGTCGAGCTTGTAAAGTGCTTAACCGCGCCAAGCGGTATTTTTGCCAACGCCCGGGTGGCCATTTTCGCCACGGCCAGGGAACGGAAAATCGTGCAACCAATCCTTGACGTCATTCCACCAGAAAATTTTGTCGATATCATAGGCAAGGGCGATTTGCTAACGGCCGCCGCCTGCCTTCAGCGCTGCAACCTCGTCGTCTCAAACGACACCGGGCTGATGCATCTGGCCGCGGCAACTGGAACGCCAACCCTCGGCCTCTTTGGACCAAGCCTGAAGGAAAATTATGGGCCATGGGGAAAATGCACCGGCATTGCCGAAACGGTCATCCCGGCACAAGACCTCATCCGCCAGATTGGACAAACGGATGAAACCCTGATGGAAAGCCTGACGGTCGAAGCAGTGGAAGCAGCGGCATGCGAACTTTGGGAGCGTTGCGCAAAACATCGCATGAAGGAATCACCGAACGTCCCGTCTCCCGCTTTAAAAGTCGTGGAAAACACGTAATCTTTTTTGTTTTTTAAAAACTCAGTCGGCGGCGAGTTCGCGGTAGAGGCGCATGCCCGTATCGGTAGCGACCAAAACGGCACCCGGACCCTTGTCCCAGCCTTTTTCGGCAATCAACCCATTCGATGCGAGTTCCACCAGAACCCGGGGAGCATCAAATTTCCGGTTCAACATGACGGACGTAATGCCGCGCACGGCTTCCGGCAAGGCACACAATGCCTCAAGGATGCGGAAATGAACGCTGTTCCGTTGGATATGGATCACGATCGCCTACTCACAATCGGTGAAGGTTAGCGCTTTTCCGGCGTTTGTGCCGGTGGCGCGTTTTGCCGGAGCCATTCCCGTTGAAAGAGTTTACGGGCGCACTGAACGAGGGCATAAAAGAAAAGGATACCGAACAGCACAAGGGCCGCGAAGAGAATATCTCTTTGCCAGGCCACAGCCCAATCGGCAACGACCGGCGTCCAGCCAAAAATCCAGAACGCCGCGACGAGAGCGCCGGCAAGC is a genomic window containing:
- a CDS encoding glycosyltransferase 9 family protein, with product MSKARNDKRTMKILFITSTRIGDAVMTMGLLSHLAKRHPNASFTIACGPLSVPLFRAFPNLDQVIPVRKRPYDLHWIELWAKNVSQRWDLIVDMRSSFISWFLFSRERRVYRFWHCSKSLHKIEQHGLVLGLKTPPDPKIWTAAEDRKKAAGLVPSGTPVLALGPTTSWEGKQWPISRYVELVKCLTAPSGIFANARVAIFATARERKIVQPILDVIPPENFVDIIGKGDLLTAAACLQRCNLVVSNDTGLMHLAAATGTPTLGLFGPSLKENYGPWGKCTGIAETVIPAQDLIRQIGQTDETLMESLTVEAVEAAACELWERCAKHRMKESPNVPSPALKVVENT